GGGGCAGATCCGGCAGTTCCTGGCCCCCGGGATGCACGCTGCCGCCCCCCACCAGCATCATGCCGGCCCCGCCTCTGGCCCGTTCCACAAAATAGGCCATGAGCTGGTCGGTCACATGACAATTGTCATCCACCCCGAAATTAATGCTCATGGCAGACATCATCAACCGGTTTTTCACTGTGAGATTCCCGATGCGGATCGGGCTGAACAGATGGGACAACATGGATAGTGACGCTCCTTTCAGTCTGTTTTTTGTGAAAAATCATCGAGCAGCGACTGCACCAGGACGGCAAATGCCAGCTCCGCTTTTTTGTCTTTGATCCGTTTCCGGCCTTTGACTGCTTTGAAATACCGGGTACAGACCTGGCGCTGGGCCGGGGTCAGGCCGGTGACAATCCCCTGTTTTTTAACCGTGTCCTCGGTGACGTCGGTCATGGTTTTAGCCCCCCGCCGGCCATGGGGCCGCTTAATGATATGGCTGTAATAGATCAATGCCCGGTCCAGAAGGATATACAGAAACTGAGGATTTTCATTGGGTCCCACCTGGATCCGGTCACCTCCCAGCCGGATGCCGGCAGGGCTTTTGTCTGCCACCCGGCGGCCTCCCATGATGGCTGATCCCGCCCCCAGAATCCCGCCGATGGCAGTGAACATGCCAAAGGTCAGGCCATGGGCCGCCGTGTCCACCACGGCGCCCACAGATCCGCCTAAAACCGCACCGGCCGCCGCCAGCTGAGTTCGGGTCAGTCCCAGCAACTCCCAGGTTTTTCTGGAAAACAGGTCATGCTGAAGCACGGAATACTCGGGCAGAGACACCTGATACACCCGGTGTTTGAACAGGGTGCGGATATGGTGAAACAATGCTTTTTCTATATCTCTGACCTGATTTCGATAGGTTTGGGCCAGATTTTCCTTTGCCATGACCGGATCTTTACCGGCATGAACGCTTTGGGACACAAAAAACCGGAGGCTTTTTTCAATGGCATAGGTGATATACGCGCTGGCCAGGCGGTTGCGCTTTTCCCATTCCGTCTGAAAGGCCTGAATCACTCCAGCCAGCAAGGGTTCCCATTCCTGATCAATGGATTTAAGACTTTCCAGCATGGCGATGCGGTCATGAAAATTGGCCGTGTTGGCATTGAACACCCGGATGCTGTTGAAATGTTTGCCAAATTCCCGGCGCCAGTCCTTAGTATAGTCTTTGTCCATGTGTTTGGAATTGATCACAGCCATCCGGGGCCGGCCCGTGAGCCGAAGGATCTCCATTTCCGCCAGATCATCGGTCCGCACAGGCCGGGACCCGTTCACCACATAGATAATACCCGCCCCCCGGGCCACGGGGCGGAACAGTTCCACCTCATCGGCAAAAAACGGATCCGATTCATGGGCCGCAATGAATTCATCCAGGATTTGCCCGGGATCTTTGTCATAGGCGTTGAACCAGGCCAGGGTCTGTCTGGGCACCTGAAACCCCGGGGTATCCACAAACCGGATGATCTTC
Above is a window of Desulfotignum balticum DSM 7044 DNA encoding:
- a CDS encoding DUF3482 domain-containing protein, which produces MSSDIPAFAVLGHPNEGKSAVVSTLTENDQIRVSPVPGETTVCRTYTVTIDDQKIIRFVDTPGFQVPRQTLAWFNAYDKDPGQILDEFIAAHESDPFFADEVELFRPVARGAGIIYVVNGSRPVRTDDLAEMEILRLTGRPRMAVINSKHMDKDYTKDWRREFGKHFNSIRVFNANTANFHDRIAMLESLKSIDQEWEPLLAGVIQAFQTEWEKRNRLASAYITYAIEKSLRFFVSQSVHAGKDPVMAKENLAQTYRNQVRDIEKALFHHIRTLFKHRVYQVSLPEYSVLQHDLFSRKTWELLGLTRTQLAAAGAVLGGSVGAVVDTAAHGLTFGMFTAIGGILGAGSAIMGGRRVADKSPAGIRLGGDRIQVGPNENPQFLYILLDRALIYYSHIIKRPHGRRGAKTMTDVTEDTVKKQGIVTGLTPAQRQVCTRYFKAVKGRKRIKDKKAELAFAVLVQSLLDDFSQKTD